DNA from Actinomycetota bacterium:
CCGCTTCTATCTGGCCAACAAGTTCGACCTCCAGATGCGCAACGAGGACGGCGACACCTACTTCGACATCACCCTGCACGACGCCTGGGTGTGGGACATGTACCGCCCGGCCCGCTTCGTCACCAGGGTCCGGGTGGTCACCTTCAAGGACGTCAACATCGAGGAGCTCATCCGCAAGGAAGAGCTGTGACGGGGGTCCGGGGCTCAAGAAGCGAAGCGTAGCTCCCGGCTGAACGAGGCGATCCGGCGGAACGGGGCATCCATGGGGTTCAACGCGACCCGGCGGTACCGGGACAAGAAGACGGTCGACATCGCGCTGCTGGTCGCCGCCATCCTGATCGTCCTG
Protein-coding regions in this window:
- a CDS encoding DUF2469 domain-containing protein translates to MSAEDLERYEADMELQLYQEYRDVLGMFQYVIETERRFYLANKFDLQMRNEDGDTYFDITLHDAWVWDMYRPARFVTRVRVVTFKDVNIEELIRKEEL